The Opisthocomus hoazin isolate bOpiHoa1 chromosome 32, bOpiHoa1.hap1, whole genome shotgun sequence genome includes a window with the following:
- the HOXC12 gene encoding homeobox protein Hox-C12, with the protein MGEHNLLNPGFVGPLVNIHTGDTFYFPNFRASGGQLPGLPSLSYPRRENVCSLPWASSEPCNGYPQPYLGSPVSINPSFGRACDLARVEESKCYYRETCSEPGGLKREERGRDSALLPLESSLPNGMGGNFGKYDYPSGEAVPHDPPSCQSLESDSSSSLLNEGNKGTTGEAGGLVSPLNQGSTLGTGGAPWYPMHTRSRKKRKPYSKLQLAELEGEFMVNEFITRQRRRELSDRLNLSDQQVKIWFQNRRMKKKRLLLREQALSFF; encoded by the exons ATGGGCGAGCACAACCTCCTTAATCCCGGCTTTGTGGGACCTCTGGTGAACATCCACACGGGAGACACCTTCTACTTCCCCAATTTCCGAGCCTCTGGAGGGCAGCTGCCCGGTTTGCCTTCTCTCTCCTACCCCCGACGGGAGAACGtctgctccctgccctgggcaTCCTCGGAACCCTGCAACGGGTACCCTCAACCCTACCTGGGCAGCCCCGTCTCCATTAACCCTTCCTTCGGCCGAGCCTGCGATCTCGCCCgggtggaggaaagcaaatgttatTATCGGGAAACCTGCTCCGAACCCGGCGGGCTcaagagggaggagaggggcagggacAGTGCCTTGCTGCCCCTCGAATCCAGCCTCCCCAATGGCATGGGGGGCAATTTCGGCAAATATGACTATCCGAGCGGCGAGGCGGTGCCCCACGACCCTCCGTCCTGCCAGTCCTTGGAGTCAGACTCCAGCTCGTCCTTGCTCAATGAAGGGAATAAAGGCACGACCGGAGAAGCGGGGGGTTTGGTGTCCCCCCTGAACCAAGGCAGCACTTTAGGCACCGGTG GTGCTCCTTGGTACCCGATGCACACACGGTcccggaaaaaaagaaaaccctattccaaactgcagctggcagagctggagggggAGTTTATGGTCAATGAATTCATTACTCGCCAAAGAAGGAGGGAGCTCTCAGACCGATTAAACCTGAGCGACCAGCAGGTGAagatctggttccagaaccggcgtatgaaaaagaaaagactcCTTCTGAGAGAGCAAGCCCTTTCattcttttaa